In Elaeis guineensis isolate ETL-2024a chromosome 1, EG11, whole genome shotgun sequence, a genomic segment contains:
- the LOC105039704 gene encoding pentatricopeptide repeat-containing protein At1g79490, mitochondrial gives MLLRLRNLKPSPTHLQSLSFLVSTKILNPKPFSSSSHPHSDAGPPEWTDEILYLDESGGVIGSGRGLRPAEPGRDDHILAGGLRRPLPRSAAVSKLVELARRWRWGPDLDAHLDRLPFPPDPSLLDSALAALPAADPEPSLSLFRWARRQPWFSPSDATYSLLLHRLAAASDLDAVLSLFDDVLTATTFSGGELTPASFSSSLNLVIQYLCRASKLEVAFCCFKKLRDLGFKEITTQTYNSLITLFLSKGLPYKAFEIYESMEASGCSLDASTYDLMVPSLARSGRLDAALRLFEEMKTRDGGGRPGFSIYLALVDSMGKAGRLDAAMRVYREMQMAGYKPSITLYVSMIESLVKSGKLDAGVKIWDEMKAAGFRPNFGLYTMMVEAQARSGRLSAAATLFGDMEKAGFLPSPSTYACLIEMQSAASQVDPAMRLYNSMSNAGLRPGLSTFTSLLTVVAKKKLLDLAAKILLEMKSVGFSVDVNASDVLMIYIKDGSMDLALRWLRFMGSAGIRTNSFIIRQLFESCMKAGLYESARPLVETYVGSAAKVDLILYTSILAHLVRCQDEKNERAIMDIMSATKHKAHEFMCGLFTGPEQRGKPVLSFVREFFQGIDYEVEEGAARYFVNVLLNYLVLMGQMNRARCVWKVAYENKLFPKAIVFDQHIAWSLDVRNLSVGAALVAAVHTLHRFRKRMLYYGVVPRRIKLVTGSTLKIVVAQMLESVESPFEVSKVVLRAPGDSVVEWFKKPIVQQFLLNEIPSKADVLMHKLNVLFPSSAPEVRSLSPPKALAMSR, from the coding sequence ATGCTCCTTCGCCTCCGAAACCTCAAGCCATCCCCAACCCATCTCCAATCCCTCTCCTTCCTCGTCTCCAcgaaaatcctaaaccctaaacccttctcctcctcctcccatcCCCACTCTGACGCCGGCCCCCCCGAGTGGACCGACGAGATCCTCTACCTCGACGAGTCCGGAGGGGTCATCGGCTCCGGCCGTGGCCTCCGCCCCGCCGAACCTGGCCGCGACGACCACATCCTCGCTGGCGGACTCCGCCGCCCACTCCCACGCTCCGCCGCCGTCTCCAAGCTCGTCGAGCTCGCCCGCCGCTGGCGCTGGGGCCCCGACCTCGACGCCCACCTGGACCGCCTCCCCTTCCCCCCTGACCCCTCCCTCCTCGACTCCGCTCTCGCCGCCCTCCCCGCCGCCGACCCAGAGCCCTCACTCTCCCTCTTCCGCTGGGCGCGCCGCCAGCCCTGGTTCTCCCCCTCCGACGCCACCTACTCCCTCCTCCTCCACCGCCTCGCCGCCGCCTCCGACCTCGACGCCGTCCTATCCCTCTTCGACGATGTTCTCACAGCTACCACCTTTAGCGGTGGAGAGCTCACGCCggcctccttctcctcttccctcAACCTGGTCATCCAGTATTTGTGCCGGGCGTCGAAGCTCGAGGTCGCCTTTTGTTGCTTCAAGAAGCTCCGGGACCTTGGCTTTAAGGAGATCACCACCCAGACCTACAATTCCCTCATAACCCTCTTCTTGAGCAAGGGATTGCCCTATAAGGCCTTCGAGATCTATGAATCCATGGAGGCCAGCGGGTGCTCCCTCGATGCCTCCACCTATGATTTGATGGTGCCTTCCCTTGCCAGGTCCGGCCGGCTCGATGCCGCCCTCCGTCTGTTCGAAGAAATGAAGACAAGAGATGGTGGCGGCCGGCCAGGGTTCAGCATTTACCTTGCGCTGGTGGACTCGATGGGGAAGGCCGGGAGGCTGGATGCTGCCATGAGGGTGTATCGGGAGATGCAGATGGCCGGGTACAAGCCGTCCATCACGTTGTACGTTTCGATGATTGAATCTTTGGTGAAGTCTGGGAAGCTTGATGCTGGTGTAAAGATTTGGGATGAGATGAAGGCGGCTGGGTTTCGTCCAAATTTTGGTCTTTATACCATGATGGTGGAGGCACAGGCGAGGTCAGGGAGGTTAAGTGCTGCCGCCACCCTTTTTGGTGATATGGAGAAGGCTGGGTTCCTCCCGTCGCCATCCACTTATGCTTGCCTCATCGAGATGCAGTCTGCTGCTAGCCAGGTGGATCCAGCGATGCGGCTTTACAATTCGATGAGCAATGCTGGCCTCCGGCCTGGGTTAAGTACCTTCACCTCGCTGCTGACTGTTGTTGCTAAAAAAAAGCTTTTGGATTTGGCTGCTAAGATCCTGCTCGAGATGAAGTCTGTTGGCTTTTCTGTGGATGTGAATGCAAGTGATGTGCTGATGATTTATATCAAGGATGGGTCGATGGATCTGGCATTGAGGTGGCTGCGATTCATGGGTTCAGCTGGAATTAGGACTAACAGTTTTATCATCAGGCAGCTTTTTGAGTCTTGCATGAAGGCTGGGCTTTATGAGTCTGCCCGGCCATTGGTTGAGACATATGTAGGATCAGCAGCAAAGGTTGATTTGATACTCTACACTTCGATTCTCGCCCATTTGGTGCGCTGCCAGGATGAGAAGAATGAGCGAGCTATAATGGACATTATGAGTGCCACGAAGCACAAAGCTCATGAGTTCATGTGTGGGCTGTTCACCGGACCAGAGCAGAGGGGGAAGCCCGTGTTGTCATTTGTGAGGGAGTTCTTTCAGGGAATTgattatgaggtggaggagggtgCTGCTAGATACTTTGTGAATGTGCTTCTAAATTATTTAGTGCTGATGGGCCAGATGAATAGGGCAAGATGTGTTTGGAAGGTGGCCTATGAGAATAAGTTGTTTCCAAAGGCAATTGTGTTCGACCAGCACATTGCATGGTCTTTGGATGTTCGGAACCTGTCGGTGGGGGCTGCACTGGTGGCTGCAGTACACACACTGCACAGGTTTAGGAAGAGGATGTTGTACTATGGAGTGGTTCCCCGGCGCATCAAATTGGTCACAGGGTCTACACTTAAGATTGTTGTGGCGCAAATGCTTGAATCAGTGGAGTCTCCATTCGAGGTAAGCAAGGTTGTGCTGAGGGCACCAGGGGATTCAGTGGTGGAGTGGTTCAAGAAGCCCATAGTCCAGCAGTTCTTGTTAAATGAAATACCCTCAAAAGCAGATGTTCTGATGCACAAACTTAATGTTCTTTTCCCAAGCTCTGCGCCAGAGGTTCGATCACTTTCTCCTCCAAAGGCATTGGCCATGTCAAGGTGA